From a region of the Panulirus ornatus isolate Po-2019 chromosome 38, ASM3632096v1, whole genome shotgun sequence genome:
- the Ass gene encoding LOW QUALITY PROTEIN: argininosuccinate synthase (The sequence of the model RefSeq protein was modified relative to this genomic sequence to represent the inferred CDS: deleted 1 base in 1 codon) → MDNVASTQLELESAGVRMNEGRGIVVLAYSGGLDTSCILVWLKEQGFDVVAYLANLGQDEDFEEAKRKATKLGAKEVVVEDQRREMVEDFVWPAVKAGLVYEDRYLMGTALARPCIVRGLIRVAKRVGAGFVSHGATGKGNDQVRFELGCYALCPDIKIIAPWKDPAFYTRLSGRKELFEYARQHDIPLPVTEKAPWSIDANIVHISYESGILEDPAAHPPEGIYQMTTDPEKAPDTPEILTVTFQEGVPTSVSVAGDKTQVTGPLEILFTCNKIGARHGVGRMDMMENRTLGIKTRNLTEAPGLTLLHKAHEDLEALCMDREVRRIKSDLSTRMAEQVYSGFWYSPEFEYTRMCVEESQKTVTGAVTLKVYKGNVYVLGRDAPVSLYNKELVSMDVQGDFDPPDAQGFIRVTAIRLREHQRVKKALGENK, encoded by the exons CAGGAGTGAGGATGAACGAAGGGCGGGGCATTGTGGTGCTGGCTTACTCCGGCGGCCTGGACACCTCCTGCATCCTCGTGTGGCTCAAGGAGCAAGGCTTCGACGTTGTCGCTTACCTG GCCAACTTGGGTCAAGATGAAGACTTCGAGGAGGCAAAGAGGAAAGCTACCAAGTTGGGCGCGAAAGAG GTGGTCGTGGAGGACCAGCGGCGGGAAATGGTGGAGGACTTCGTGTGGCCAGCAGTGAAGGCGGGCCTGGTGTACGAGGACCGTTACTTGATGGGTACAGCTCTCGCTAGG CCTTGCATCGTCCGGGGCCTCATCCGTGTGGCCAAGAGAGTTGGTGCAG GCTTCGTGTCCCATGGGGCTACAGGCAAGGGCAATGATCAGGTCCGCTTCGAACTGGGTTGCTACGCTCTCTGTCCTGATATAAAG ATCATAGCACCATGGAAGGATCCTGCCTTCTACACACGGCTTTCAGGTCGAAAAGAACTCTTCGAGTACGCCCGCCAGCATGACATCCCTCTCCCAGTAACTGAGAAGGCACCATGGAGCATCGACGCCAACATAGTGCATATCAG CTACGAATCTGGAATCCTGGAAGACCCAGCAGCGCATCCTCCTGAGGGAATCTACCAGATGACCACTGACCCAGAAAAGGCACCCGATACCCCTGAGATCCTCACAGTCACTTTCCAGGAGG GGGTACCGACCAGCGTGAGTGTGGCGGGTGATAAGACGCAGGTGACGGGGCCGCTGGAGATCCTCTTCACCTGTAATAAGATAGGAGCGCGTCATGGTGTTGGCAGAATGGACATGATGGAAAATCGAACCCTTGGTATCAAA ACTCGAAATCTGACCGAAGCACCAGGGCTGACGCTGCTGCACAAGGCCCACGAAGACCTCGAGGCGCTCTGTATGGATCGTGAAGTAAGAAGGATCAAGAGCGACCTGAGCACACGCATGGCCGAGCAGGTCTACAGTG gcttttGGTATAGCCCAGAGTTCGAGTACACACGCATGTGCGTCGAAGAATCCCAGAAGACTGTGACCGGCGCAGTGACCCTGAAGGTCTACAAGGGCAATG TTTATGTGCTGGGGAGAGATGCTCCTGTGTCACTGTACAACAAGGAGTTGGTCTCAATGGATGTGCAGGGAGACTTTGACCCCCCAGACGCCCAGGGCTTTATCCGCGTTACTGCCATCCGTCTCCGTGAGCACCAGAGGGTCAAGAAAGCActgggtgagaacaaatga